The proteins below come from a single Sporomusaceae bacterium FL31 genomic window:
- the spo0F gene encoding response regulator — translation MALASSTILIVDDQPGIRRLLMEVLTEEGYAVITASNGYEGLQKAKEIEPALILMDMKMPGMDGIETLRELRKVGQAGNVIMMTAYGELELVNQARELGAYAYITKPFDIIALCRMVSSHVNGENHDQHQLMIG, via the coding sequence ATGGCTTTGGCAAGCAGTACAATCTTAATCGTAGATGACCAACCTGGTATTAGGCGCCTGCTAATGGAAGTTCTGACTGAAGAGGGGTATGCGGTGATTACGGCTTCAAACGGCTATGAGGGGCTGCAAAAAGCAAAAGAAATCGAACCTGCTCTAATCTTAATGGACATGAAAATGCCGGGAATGGACGGGATTGAGACATTACGGGAACTACGTAAAGTAGGCCAGGCCGGAAATGTTATTATGATGACCGCCTATGGTGAGCTTGAGCTGGTCAACCAGGCACGCGAACTGGGCGCGTATGCTTATATAACAAAACCGTTTGATATTATTGCTCTCTGTAGAATGGTGAGCAGCCATGTGAACGGCGAAAATCATGATCAGCATCAATTGATGATTGGCTAA